A window of Pirellulales bacterium contains these coding sequences:
- the pelA gene encoding pectate lyase — protein sequence MPYIPAICQVRREFIGWAWPMIVLLISLGSAGAEERARDFLHKPDDWFRTPAGRTTLDNILSFQSPAASWPKNTDCVSAPYAGEPGKLHGTFDNAATTDELRLLARSWNVTRTRRDREAFLRGLDHILSAQYPTGGWPQYFPPGDGYARYITFNDDTMVRLMTLLREVATADGYQFVDSARRERAGAAFDRGIDCIVRCQVRIDDRLTVWCAQHDAVDWQPRPARTFELASLSGSESTRIVRLLMSLDRPSPAVVTAIDAAVVWFDHATLTGIRQDYQPDPQAPKGENKIIVADPAAPPLWARFYDLATEKPIFVDRDGVPRAQLADIGYERRNGYAWLGTWPQKLLDDEYPAWCQRHGHTPVISAKVEAR from the coding sequence ATGCCTTACATCCCGGCAATTTGTCAGGTTCGCCGCGAGTTTATTGGCTGGGCGTGGCCGATGATCGTGCTGCTAATTTCCCTTGGATCGGCCGGGGCGGAAGAGCGGGCCAGGGATTTTCTACATAAGCCGGACGACTGGTTTCGCACGCCCGCCGGGCGGACGACGCTCGATAACATCTTGTCGTTTCAATCGCCCGCCGCCAGTTGGCCGAAGAACACGGATTGCGTTTCGGCGCCGTATGCGGGTGAACCAGGGAAACTGCATGGTACGTTCGACAACGCAGCCACGACCGATGAGCTGCGGCTGCTGGCCCGCTCGTGGAACGTCACGCGCACGCGGCGAGACCGCGAGGCCTTTTTGCGAGGGCTGGACCATATCCTGTCGGCCCAGTATCCGACCGGTGGCTGGCCGCAGTATTTTCCCCCGGGCGATGGCTATGCGCGCTATATCACGTTCAATGACGACACGATGGTGCGGCTGATGACGCTGTTGCGCGAAGTCGCTACCGCGGACGGCTATCAGTTCGTCGATTCCGCGCGCCGCGAGCGCGCCGGCGCGGCCTTTGATCGTGGCATTGATTGCATCGTGCGTTGCCAGGTACGGATCGACGACCGGCTGACCGTGTGGTGCGCGCAGCACGACGCCGTCGATTGGCAGCCACGGCCGGCGCGAACGTTCGAGCTGGCGTCTTTGAGCGGTTCGGAATCGACACGGATCGTGCGGCTACTGATGAGCCTCGACCGGCCCAGCCCTGCGGTCGTCACGGCGATCGATGCGGCGGTGGTGTGGTTCGATCACGCGACGCTAACCGGCATTCGTCAGGATTACCAGCCCGACCCGCAGGCGCCCAAGGGGGAAAATAAAATCATCGTGGCCGACCCGGCGGCGCCGCCGTTGTGGGCCCGATTTTACGACCTGGCGACGGAAAAGCCGATCTTCGTTGATCGCGATGGCGTGCCTCGCGCGCAGCTGGCCGACATCGGCTATGAGCGGCGCAACGGTTACGCCTGGCTAGGAACCTGGCCGCAAAAGCTGCTGGACGACGAGTATCCGGCCTGGTGCCAGCGACACGGGCATACGCCGGTGATTTCAGCAAAGGTCGAAGCGCGATAG
- a CDS encoding MotA/TolQ/ExbB proton channel family protein gives MNVNLLAKFLGDSTYGFLALNLLFGLFCAILVWRRLRELRFRSDDEQQQFLNELNETLSAGDFEAAIERCELDPRALPQLTRVVLMNRDLDQDDLRQVVAERLQRDVLGPMENRINWILTVVRNGPLLGLFGTVLGMMAAFGRIGTGEKVQPSQIADEIAVALICTAMGLGTAIPLGYIANTLNIRIRDLQETLSHALMRLLSRFRPPV, from the coding sequence ATGAACGTCAATTTGCTGGCCAAGTTCCTGGGGGATTCCACCTACGGGTTCCTGGCCCTGAACTTGTTATTCGGTTTGTTCTGCGCGATCCTCGTCTGGCGCCGGCTGCGCGAGCTGCGCTTTCGCAGCGACGACGAGCAGCAGCAGTTTCTCAATGAGCTGAACGAAACCCTCTCGGCCGGCGACTTCGAAGCGGCCATCGAGCGTTGCGAACTCGACCCGCGCGCGCTGCCGCAATTGACGCGGGTTGTACTGATGAACCGCGACCTGGATCAGGATGACCTCCGCCAGGTCGTCGCCGAACGGTTGCAGCGCGACGTGTTGGGACCGATGGAAAACCGCATCAACTGGATTCTGACCGTCGTTCGCAACGGCCCGCTCTTGGGTCTGTTCGGCACGGTGCTAGGCATGATGGCGGCCTTCGGACGCATCGGCACCGGCGAAAAAGTTCAGCCTTCGCAAATCGCCGACGAGATCGCCGTCGCCTTGATCTGCACCGCCATGGGCCTGGGCACCGCCATTCCGCTGGGCTATATCGCCAACACCTTGAACATTCGCATTCGTGATTTACAAGAAACCCTCAGCCACGCCCTGATGCGTCTGCTAAGCCGCTTCCGCCCCCCGGTGTGA
- the nadE gene encoding NAD(+) synthase, protein MKLVKVSAAALNQTPLDWNGNRQRILAAIAAAQADQVSILCLPELCISGYGCEDAFQSPGVQQTAADVLAEIVPHTQGLIASLGLPVPYQHALFNAACLVANGKILGFVAKRFLAGDGIHYEPRWFKPWPVGEHAQVTIAGGTFPLGDVDFNLGGIKVGFEICEDAWVADRPGAELARRGADVILNPSASHFAFGKMEIRHRFVLEGSRTFGVSYVYANLLGNEAGRAIYDGGALIATGGKLAATGPRFSFADWQLTTAVVDVDATRMQQSRLGSFEPRLQTDGATIAAPFDYPRLQPTSAKCERAAWETGPHVKEEEFARAVSLGLFDYMRKSRSNGVVISASGGADSSAVACLSAMMVELGAGELGLEQYKQKLAYLPAVQTAASTAELIKSLVTCVYQSTQNSSQTTRDAAAGVAHAIGAQFYEFDVDRLVRDYVAMVSGAVGRELTWGQDDLALQNIQARVRAPGVWMLANLRSGLLLATSNRSEAAVGYATMDGDTSGGLSPIAGIDKAYLRSWLRWLEVAGPAGGRPIPALAAVNCQPPTAELRPAESGQTDEADLMPYELLDAIERAAIRDKLTPVEVFEQMRPRFQQYAPSQLGLWVERFFRLWCRNQWKRERYAPSFHLDDENLDPKTWCRFPILSGGYERELAELRNYVATLQP, encoded by the coding sequence ATGAAGCTCGTCAAAGTCTCGGCGGCGGCTCTGAACCAGACGCCGCTCGATTGGAACGGCAATCGGCAGCGAATTCTCGCGGCGATCGCCGCCGCGCAGGCCGACCAGGTCAGCATCCTGTGCCTGCCCGAGTTGTGCATCTCGGGCTATGGGTGCGAAGACGCGTTCCAATCTCCAGGCGTCCAGCAAACGGCCGCCGACGTGCTGGCCGAGATCGTGCCGCACACGCAAGGCTTGATCGCTTCGCTAGGCTTGCCCGTTCCGTACCAGCACGCGCTGTTCAATGCCGCCTGCCTGGTCGCGAATGGCAAGATCCTGGGCTTCGTGGCCAAGCGTTTCCTGGCCGGCGACGGCATTCATTACGAGCCGCGCTGGTTCAAGCCGTGGCCGGTCGGCGAGCACGCCCAGGTAACGATCGCCGGTGGCACTTTTCCGCTGGGGGACGTCGATTTCAATCTCGGCGGGATCAAGGTCGGCTTCGAGATTTGCGAAGATGCCTGGGTGGCCGATCGACCGGGAGCAGAGCTTGCGCGGCGCGGGGCCGACGTGATTCTTAATCCCAGTGCCAGCCATTTCGCCTTCGGCAAGATGGAAATTCGCCACCGCTTCGTGCTCGAAGGTTCGCGCACTTTCGGTGTCAGCTACGTGTACGCGAATCTGCTGGGCAACGAGGCCGGCCGCGCGATTTACGACGGTGGCGCACTCATCGCGACCGGTGGCAAGCTGGCCGCGACCGGGCCGCGATTTTCATTCGCTGATTGGCAACTGACGACCGCCGTGGTCGATGTCGATGCCACGCGCATGCAGCAGTCGCGATTGGGCAGCTTCGAGCCGCGGCTACAGACCGACGGGGCCACGATCGCCGCGCCGTTTGACTACCCGCGGTTACAGCCTACGAGCGCCAAATGTGAGCGCGCTGCCTGGGAGACTGGCCCGCACGTCAAAGAGGAAGAGTTCGCTCGCGCGGTTTCGCTGGGCTTGTTCGATTACATGCGCAAGAGCCGCTCGAACGGCGTCGTGATTTCGGCCAGCGGTGGGGCCGATTCGTCGGCCGTGGCCTGTCTCTCGGCGATGATGGTCGAATTGGGGGCCGGGGAGCTGGGCCTGGAGCAGTACAAACAAAAATTAGCCTATTTGCCGGCAGTCCAGACTGCTGCTTCGACGGCCGAATTGATCAAGAGTCTCGTCACTTGCGTCTATCAATCGACGCAGAACAGCTCGCAAACGACTCGCGATGCCGCCGCCGGCGTCGCTCACGCGATCGGCGCCCAGTTTTATGAATTCGACGTCGATCGCTTGGTGCGCGATTACGTGGCGATGGTGTCGGGCGCGGTCGGGCGCGAGCTAACCTGGGGCCAGGACGATCTGGCACTGCAAAACATTCAGGCGCGGGTTCGCGCGCCGGGCGTGTGGATGCTCGCGAATTTACGATCAGGCCTGTTGCTGGCCACCAGCAATCGTTCCGAGGCCGCGGTCGGTTACGCCACGATGGACGGCGATACCAGCGGCGGCCTGTCCCCCATCGCGGGCATCGACAAGGCGTATCTGCGCTCCTGGCTGCGCTGGCTCGAGGTGGCAGGACCCGCCGGCGGCCGTCCAATTCCCGCGCTCGCGGCCGTGAATTGTCAGCCGCCAACGGCCGAGCTGCGTCCGGCCGAATCGGGTCAAACCGACGAAGCGGATCTGATGCCCTACGAATTGCTGGACGCCATCGAACGGGCCGCGATACGGGACAAGCTGACGCCGGTCGAGGTCTTCGAGCAGATGCGACCGCGATTCCAGCAGTACGCACCTTCACAGCTAGGCCTGTGGGTCGAGCGATTCTTTCGCCTGTGGTGCCGCAACCAGTGGAAACGCGAGCGTTATGCACCGTCGTTTCATCTGGACGACGAGAACCTCGACCCCAAGACGTGGTGCCGCTTCCCAATCCTCTCCGGCGGCTACGAACGCGAGCTGGCCGAGCTGCGAAACTACGTCGCCACACTACAGCCGTAG
- a CDS encoding LamG-like jellyroll fold domain-containing protein translates to MSGKSLPLPGRALLPRQLAGYHRALVPDSARRDIYARPPRILAMYRIAAQCFAMLAVTAILSATALAHPDHVEHDLLFHFAAGTHEIQNGAWQDMTHQATAQVFGAPRFRNFGPTEALAFEGDEYLSLAGTLDDARKLLPTRAMTVTAWVRLDALPERGTIVSFQSKSRNNRDGWVLGFNHESFAFGLTAGGEQATGNPPVTYIVGKTPLAKERWYYVAATYDGARMRLFVNGELEAESSAQAGDIRYPENGAYLIGGTASRAHDLFEGGLYELKCYARELSPDEIQKVAKKNENLIAWAPTPETDLMFLVKPYLQFATADSITVMCETSRPAKMRVEYAELRPLEQKAETAEAQLISEVTLTGLKPATRYFYRVTCTDDKGQELRAPQYSFQTITGESMPWAFGVIGDTQRNPEVTRKCAEGIFAKRPNFLIHCGDVVDDGFAKNQWLQDLFEPCAPLLAQIPMYPVIGNHEKDSHWYYDYFALPKPEYYYTFRYGNAQFFMIDSNKPLGPKSPQYEWLEKELAASKATWKFTCHHHPCFSSEENDYGDHNKGAEGSKFGYGDRNARQLVPLYEKYGVDIAFNGHIHMYERTWPIFEMSINQQQGVRYITSGGGGGSLEQAAPQRTWFNLHFQKAYHYCYAAISDRTIVFKAYDIDGLMFDMFELTKAPDR, encoded by the coding sequence ATGAGCGGTAAGTCCCTGCCGCTACCAGGGCGTGCGCTTTTGCCTCGGCAGTTGGCCGGTTATCATCGAGCACTCGTGCCAGATTCGGCCCGCCGCGATATCTACGCCCGCCCCCCGAGGATTCTCGCCATGTATCGGATTGCCGCCCAGTGTTTCGCGATGCTCGCCGTGACGGCGATTCTTTCTGCCACGGCCTTGGCCCATCCCGATCACGTCGAGCACGATCTGTTGTTTCACTTTGCCGCGGGGACGCACGAGATTCAAAACGGCGCCTGGCAGGACATGACGCATCAGGCCACGGCGCAGGTGTTTGGCGCGCCGCGGTTTCGCAATTTCGGCCCAACCGAGGCGCTGGCCTTCGAGGGTGATGAATATCTCAGCCTGGCCGGCACGCTGGACGACGCGCGCAAGCTACTGCCGACGCGGGCCATGACGGTCACGGCGTGGGTTCGCCTGGATGCATTGCCTGAACGGGGCACGATCGTCAGCTTTCAGAGCAAGTCTCGTAATAATCGCGACGGTTGGGTGTTAGGCTTTAACCACGAGTCGTTCGCGTTTGGGTTAACGGCCGGCGGCGAGCAAGCCACGGGCAATCCGCCCGTGACTTACATTGTCGGCAAGACGCCGCTGGCGAAGGAACGCTGGTATTACGTGGCCGCCACGTACGATGGGGCGCGGATGCGATTGTTCGTCAATGGCGAACTCGAAGCCGAGTCGAGCGCTCAGGCGGGCGACATTCGCTATCCGGAAAACGGCGCCTATTTGATCGGCGGCACCGCCAGCCGGGCGCATGATCTTTTCGAAGGGGGGCTCTATGAGCTGAAGTGCTACGCCCGAGAATTGTCTCCCGACGAAATTCAGAAAGTCGCCAAGAAGAACGAAAACCTGATCGCCTGGGCTCCCACGCCGGAAACGGATTTGATGTTTCTGGTGAAGCCGTATTTGCAGTTCGCCACGGCCGACTCGATCACGGTGATGTGCGAGACATCGCGTCCGGCCAAGATGCGGGTGGAATACGCCGAGTTGCGTCCGCTCGAACAGAAGGCCGAAACCGCCGAGGCACAATTGATCAGCGAGGTGACGCTGACCGGGCTCAAGCCCGCCACACGCTACTTTTACCGTGTCACTTGCACGGACGATAAGGGGCAAGAGCTGCGCGCACCGCAGTATTCGTTTCAGACGATCACCGGTGAATCCATGCCCTGGGCGTTTGGCGTCATTGGCGACACGCAGCGCAATCCCGAGGTGACCCGCAAGTGCGCCGAGGGGATATTTGCGAAACGGCCGAATTTCCTGATCCATTGCGGCGACGTCGTGGACGACGGATTTGCCAAGAATCAGTGGCTGCAGGATCTGTTCGAGCCTTGCGCGCCGCTACTGGCGCAGATCCCGATGTACCCCGTGATCGGCAATCATGAAAAAGATTCGCACTGGTACTACGATTATTTCGCGCTGCCGAAGCCCGAGTATTACTACACGTTCCGTTACGGCAATGCGCAGTTCTTCATGATCGACAGCAATAAGCCGCTCGGTCCGAAGTCACCGCAATACGAATGGCTCGAAAAGGAGTTGGCCGCGTCGAAGGCCACCTGGAAATTCACCTGCCATCATCACCCTTGCTTCAGCTCGGAAGAAAACGACTACGGCGACCATAACAAGGGGGCCGAAGGATCGAAGTTCGGTTACGGCGACCGCAACGCCCGGCAGTTGGTGCCGCTGTACGAGAAGTATGGCGTCGACATCGCCTTCAACGGTCACATTCACATGTATGAACGAACGTGGCCGATCTTCGAGATGTCGATCAACCAGCAGCAGGGAGTCCGCTACATCACCAGTGGCGGCGGTGGCGGATCACTCGAACAAGCGGCCCCGCAGCGGACCTGGTTCAACCTGCACTTTCAGAAGGCGTATCACTATTGCTACGCCGCGATCAGCGACCGGACGATCGTCTTCAAGGCCTACGACATCGACGGCCTGATGTTCGACATGTTCGAATTGACGAAGGCGCCAGATCGGTAG
- a CDS encoding redoxin domain-containing protein gives MRSHRAGVGFLFWSVVVLVPLVAQGAKQTSVGQHVDDFTLRDFHGNSHALADYRQSKVIVLAFVGTECPLVKLYTPRLVELAKEYEARGVQFLGVDANVQDTPTEIGRYVLAFDVGFPLLRDAGNVIADKLSAERTPQVFVLDEKRVVRYAGRIDDQFGIGYHKQKAERRELATAIDEILAGKEVTQPLSDVPGCLIGRTRKVEPHGDITFSNQVARILNKHCVGCHREGQLAPFALTSYEETLGWADMIREVVDQGRMPPWFANPEFGHFSNDSSMTADDKAALKAWVDNGCPEGDRGQLPPPPTFASKWQIGEPDAVYEMQESYTVPAEGVVDYQYFQIDPGFTEDKWLSMAEARPGNTAVVHHIVLFSLPPGTKIRSPEEAQAQGQMIAVYAPGMPPWRYPEGTGIKITAGSTFYIQMHYTTNGISQTDRSMVGLKFADAATVKKKVMYGMAVNAGFEIPPHADNYEVISKVKFSRDMMLLNLFPHMHYRGKSYRIESEMPDGTREVLLDVPHYDFNWQLRYDLTEPKFLPKGSQLICIGHFDNSQGNPSNPDPNKAVRFGLQTFEEMQVGYYTIVRADEDLTKGEPEPKRKKSKRAETPAK, from the coding sequence ATGCGCAGTCATCGCGCCGGGGTGGGATTCTTGTTCTGGTCGGTCGTTGTCCTGGTGCCGCTCGTGGCGCAGGGGGCGAAGCAGACCTCGGTCGGTCAGCACGTCGACGATTTCACGCTGCGAGATTTCCACGGCAACAGCCACGCTCTGGCTGACTATCGCCAGAGCAAGGTGATCGTGCTGGCCTTCGTCGGTACCGAATGTCCGCTGGTGAAGCTCTACACGCCGAGGCTGGTGGAACTGGCGAAAGAATACGAGGCTCGCGGCGTGCAGTTTTTGGGCGTCGACGCCAACGTGCAGGACACGCCGACCGAGATCGGCCGCTATGTGCTGGCCTTTGACGTCGGCTTTCCATTGTTGCGGGATGCCGGCAACGTGATCGCCGATAAGCTATCGGCCGAGCGAACGCCGCAGGTCTTCGTATTGGACGAAAAGCGCGTGGTGCGCTATGCCGGGCGGATCGACGATCAATTCGGCATTGGCTACCACAAGCAAAAGGCCGAACGGCGCGAACTGGCCACGGCGATCGACGAGATTCTGGCCGGCAAGGAAGTGACACAGCCGTTAAGCGACGTGCCAGGCTGCCTGATCGGACGTACGCGCAAGGTGGAACCGCACGGCGACATCACGTTCAGCAACCAGGTTGCGCGAATTCTCAACAAGCATTGCGTCGGGTGCCATCGCGAAGGGCAACTAGCGCCGTTCGCGCTCACCAGCTATGAAGAGACGCTGGGTTGGGCCGACATGATTCGTGAGGTCGTCGACCAGGGGCGGATGCCCCCCTGGTTCGCCAATCCCGAGTTTGGCCATTTCAGCAATGATTCGAGCATGACGGCCGACGATAAGGCCGCGCTCAAGGCGTGGGTCGACAACGGCTGCCCCGAAGGGGATCGCGGACAATTGCCGCCGCCGCCGACTTTCGCCAGCAAGTGGCAGATTGGCGAACCGGATGCCGTGTACGAAATGCAAGAGTCGTACACCGTGCCGGCCGAGGGCGTGGTTGACTATCAATACTTCCAAATCGATCCCGGCTTCACCGAAGACAAATGGCTATCGATGGCCGAAGCGCGGCCGGGTAACACCGCGGTCGTACACCATATTGTGCTTTTCTCGCTGCCGCCGGGAACGAAGATTCGCAGTCCCGAGGAAGCGCAGGCACAGGGGCAGATGATCGCGGTCTATGCTCCCGGCATGCCACCCTGGCGTTATCCCGAAGGAACGGGGATCAAGATCACGGCCGGCTCGACCTTTTACATTCAGATGCACTACACCACCAACGGCATCTCGCAAACCGATCGCAGCATGGTCGGTTTGAAGTTTGCTGACGCCGCGACCGTGAAGAAAAAGGTGATGTACGGCATGGCAGTAAACGCGGGCTTCGAGATTCCGCCGCACGCCGACAACTACGAGGTGATCTCGAAGGTGAAATTCAGCCGCGACATGATGCTGTTGAACTTGTTCCCGCACATGCACTATCGCGGTAAGTCGTATCGCATCGAATCGGAAATGCCGGACGGCACGCGCGAGGTGCTGCTGGATGTGCCGCATTACGATTTCAATTGGCAACTGCGATACGACCTGACGGAACCGAAATTTCTGCCCAAGGGTTCGCAGTTGATTTGCATTGGGCATTTCGATAATTCCCAAGGGAACCCCTCGAATCCCGACCCGAATAAGGCCGTTCGCTTCGGCCTGCAGACGTTCGAAGAGATGCAGGTCGGGTATTACACAATTGTTCGCGCTGACGAGGACTTAACCAAGGGCGAGCCCGAGCCCAAACGGAAGAAGTCAAAGAGGGCCGAGACGCCCGCGAAGTGA
- a CDS encoding biopolymer transporter ExbD, which yields MSDFASSFEAGSLVQKSTEELDTHVDMTAMIDLVFMLNIFFLVTSLVTALAELNLPAATHVSAADMENSLLISIVAKERGDKPSVYIGEVGSGELVPDTQLEERVAAAVQQARKDGKTNVVLKAEYFVPLATTARIGSAVGAASEEMKLNFAVMEKD from the coding sequence ATGAGCGATTTCGCATCATCCTTCGAAGCCGGTTCGCTCGTTCAAAAGAGCACCGAGGAACTCGATACGCATGTCGACATGACGGCGATGATCGACCTGGTGTTCATGCTCAATATCTTTTTCCTGGTGACGTCGCTCGTGACGGCTCTGGCCGAGTTGAACTTGCCCGCCGCCACGCATGTCTCGGCAGCCGACATGGAAAACTCGCTGTTGATCAGCATTGTCGCCAAGGAGCGGGGAGACAAACCGTCGGTCTACATCGGCGAAGTCGGGTCTGGCGAACTGGTGCCCGACACCCAACTCGAAGAGCGAGTGGCAGCAGCCGTGCAGCAGGCGCGCAAAGATGGAAAAACGAACGTCGTGCTAAAGGCCGAGTATTTCGTGCCGCTGGCCACCACGGCGCGCATTGGCTCGGCCGTGGGCGCCGCCAGCGAAGAAATGAAACTCAACTTCGCCGTGATGGAGAAGGACTGA
- a CDS encoding biopolymer transporter ExbD, translating into MKIDDSFAGRKGSCPRCGVELVVPVAAPPPAPAPSTSGGGMSGGLSGSKSGSLAGSKSLSRSGLIATGTPKRRKGPRPPLVRPGSAKLEFKEMIDMTAMVDIVFFLLIFFMVTSFNSQQASIEMPTPAPPTGATGKATARRTVQDFENDADFIVVRLDADDTMWVEESVAMTPNDLAAKLRQLSGGSGGKGKLLVVGHSDSSHGAAVTVMDTAHSVGIDDVRLAVKDEE; encoded by the coding sequence TTGAAGATCGACGACTCCTTTGCCGGGCGCAAGGGAAGCTGTCCGCGCTGCGGTGTCGAGTTGGTCGTACCCGTGGCTGCCCCGCCGCCGGCCCCCGCCCCCAGCACCTCGGGCGGCGGCATGTCGGGCGGCCTTTCCGGCAGCAAATCAGGAAGCCTCGCGGGGAGCAAGTCGCTCAGTCGGTCAGGGCTCATCGCCACGGGCACGCCCAAACGGCGCAAGGGTCCACGGCCGCCGCTGGTTCGCCCCGGCTCGGCCAAGCTCGAGTTCAAAGAGATGATCGACATGACGGCGATGGTCGACATCGTCTTCTTCCTATTGATCTTCTTCATGGTCACGTCGTTCAATTCACAGCAGGCGTCGATTGAAATGCCCACGCCCGCGCCCCCGACCGGCGCCACCGGCAAGGCCACGGCGCGGCGCACCGTCCAGGATTTCGAAAACGACGCCGACTTTATCGTCGTTCGCCTCGACGCGGACGACACAATGTGGGTTGAAGAATCGGTCGCTATGACCCCCAACGACCTGGCCGCCAAGCTGCGACAACTATCCGGCGGCAGTGGCGGCAAAGGCAAACTCCTGGTCGTCGGCCACAGCGACTCTTCGCACGGTGCGGCCGTGACCGTAATGGATACGGCCCACTCCGTCGGCATCGACGACGTCCGACTGGCTGTGAAGGACGAAGAATAA
- a CDS encoding sulfatase-like hydrolase/transferase — MSKLRRSLSSRILCAVPCFCIAIVMAAHVGVVAADDPRPNVLWLTSEDHGPHLGCYGDKFATTPNVDALAAKGMIYRHAWSNAPVCAPARTTLISGMYAPSTGAEHMRSMVAFPTGKQMFPQLLRLYNYYCTNNSKEDYNVTSLGQVWGDSSNRGHWRNRAPGQPFFAVFNSTKSHESQIRTRPHALVHDPADVRVPAYHPDTPEVRHDWAQYYDGVSAADADAGKRLRELKEDGLADSTIIFYFADHGSGMPRSKRSACNSGLQMPLVVYIPEKFRALRPADYQAGGATDRLVSFVDFAPTVLDLAGIEPPAWMQGHAFLGPHAAPPQPYVYGFRGRMDERYDMMRSATDGRFVYVRNYMPHKPPGQHVSYMFQTPTTTVWHRLFEEGKLAAAQEAFWKKKPAEELYDLANDPDEIKNLAGDPAHQEILVRLRRAQQDLALRIRDLGFLPEGEIHSRSAGTTPYGMGHYRSKYPLDRILEAAELASRSDGDSVSPLVEYLRDEDSAVRYWGAIGFLVRGETAVQAGQKALVAALDDSSPYVQIVAAEALGRYSAEVERERALALLAKLSNCQENNVFVAIAALNAIEAAGKLPAAMIDVLKRLPAKGPVPDSRYAEYVGRLIGDLGAWHER; from the coding sequence ATGTCGAAACTCCGACGTTCTCTTTCGTCGCGTATTCTGTGCGCGGTCCCTTGCTTTTGTATCGCCATTGTCATGGCCGCGCACGTGGGCGTAGTGGCTGCTGACGACCCGCGGCCGAATGTTCTTTGGCTCACCAGCGAAGACCACGGGCCGCATCTGGGCTGCTATGGCGACAAGTTTGCCACGACGCCGAACGTCGATGCCTTGGCCGCCAAGGGGATGATCTATCGGCATGCCTGGTCGAATGCGCCCGTCTGTGCGCCAGCGCGGACGACGTTGATCTCGGGCATGTACGCACCCTCGACTGGCGCCGAGCACATGCGCAGCATGGTGGCGTTTCCGACCGGCAAGCAAATGTTCCCCCAGTTGCTGCGTTTATACAACTATTACTGCACAAACAACAGTAAAGAGGATTACAACGTAACTAGTCTGGGCCAAGTATGGGGTGACTCGTCGAATAGAGGTCATTGGCGAAATCGTGCACCAGGCCAGCCATTTTTTGCCGTGTTCAATTCGACCAAGAGTCACGAGAGCCAGATTCGCACGCGTCCACACGCGCTCGTGCATGATCCGGCCGACGTGCGCGTGCCTGCTTATCATCCCGACACGCCCGAGGTGCGTCACGACTGGGCGCAATACTACGACGGTGTCAGCGCGGCCGATGCCGACGCGGGCAAACGCCTGCGCGAACTGAAGGAAGATGGCCTGGCTGATTCGACGATTATTTTCTATTTCGCGGACCACGGTTCCGGTATGCCGCGATCAAAGCGCTCGGCGTGCAATTCCGGGTTGCAGATGCCGCTGGTGGTGTACATCCCCGAGAAGTTTCGGGCTCTACGGCCGGCCGATTATCAGGCCGGGGGTGCGACGGATCGGCTGGTGAGCTTCGTCGACTTCGCCCCCACGGTGCTCGACCTGGCGGGGATCGAGCCGCCTGCGTGGATGCAGGGGCATGCTTTTCTCGGTCCCCACGCTGCGCCGCCGCAGCCGTACGTCTATGGATTCCGCGGTCGCATGGACGAGCGGTATGACATGATGCGCAGCGCCACGGATGGTCGGTTCGTCTACGTGCGCAATTACATGCCGCATAAGCCGCCCGGCCAACACGTGAGTTACATGTTCCAGACCCCCACGACCACGGTGTGGCACCGCCTGTTCGAAGAAGGAAAGCTTGCAGCAGCGCAGGAGGCATTCTGGAAAAAGAAGCCGGCCGAAGAGTTGTACGATCTGGCGAACGATCCTGACGAGATCAAGAACCTGGCCGGAGATCCGGCGCATCAGGAAATACTCGTGCGGCTGCGCCGCGCACAACAGGATCTAGCGCTTAGGATTCGCGACCTCGGGTTTCTGCCCGAGGGAGAGATTCACTCTCGCAGCGCCGGCACAACGCCGTACGGCATGGGGCATTACCGATCTAAATACCCGCTCGATCGGATTCTGGAAGCGGCCGAGCTTGCTTCGCGCAGCGACGGTGATTCGGTCTCCCCCTTGGTCGAGTACCTTCGCGACGAGGATAGCGCGGTGCGCTACTGGGGCGCTATCGGGTTTCTGGTGCGCGGGGAGACGGCCGTACAGGCTGGGCAGAAGGCGCTGGTGGCAGCGCTCGACGATTCGTCCCCGTACGTGCAGATCGTGGCGGCCGAGGCGCTCGGGCGTTACAGCGCGGAGGTCGAACGTGAACGGGCCCTAGCACTGTTGGCGAAGCTGTCGAACTGCCAGGAAAACAATGTCTTTGTCGCGATCGCGGCGCTGAACGCGATCGAGGCGGCGGGCAAGCTGCCGGCGGCGATGATCGACGTGCTCAAGCGGTTGCCGGCGAAAGGGCCTGTGCCCGACTCGCGTTACGCGGAGTACGTGGGGCGTTTGATTGGGGATTTGGGAGCTTGGCATGAGCGGTAA